The following proteins come from a genomic window of Rutidosis leptorrhynchoides isolate AG116_Rl617_1_P2 chromosome 10, CSIRO_AGI_Rlap_v1, whole genome shotgun sequence:
- the LOC139870498 gene encoding methyl-CpG-binding domain-containing protein 9-like has product MENMKIPGESSANKQSFPHGSLIGSNLSYHTVGNLLEVHDFLCRFKNILGLEEPISFEEFETELCNVGKSSILETVETFVYNLLLPELVTSLVSITSLAVKVKLDMIPVNQLTWPEVVRRYITVYLLTNGRLHSLDNSVKCKTEICRSLLGDGDVNCSSVTSVEGVNNDVQLLGRAMEKFLSNLKKDRSCGERYGLGTDVSSVPEWVKVLEPVKNLPTNVGSRIRKLVNEALEKNPPEWAKGQLEASISKDVYKGNASGPTKTAVKNVIKQAYDGIPQRASSVPAVPLNDLRRRSDIISNIIMKTCRSILHQVAAQDIDGDVSYFVARNIDYDAMAGVRSVSTRPLDLRTIDSKLLHGAYGGSHEAFFEDVGEVLNSLKLWMKIHKCSVNKPSLIKLANSMSKDFKSLYEKEVIPLCMNFSQDNMSGSYTAKIEELEKLLKSIDICKAPWENKNCKVCGLDENDESVLLCDGCNAEYHIYCLNPPLSDIPEGDWHCPKCIPKGVQRIKQYVDNSWKEAGPFFDILTDLEETEFWDLEADKKIVILKFLFDESLNTTLIHDNFDKSTTMPAKEFLGIDFVGRLYWGFPKGSSSTHSGIVVDGRFPPENTKLDLFDRSTTHPQYEDCCKWHLFESDKEIDSLVDYLTTNDPENVKLINSILGWQESILHEDQQVNKNYRDSHVVNSVAFAKSTYPNCPATKATVLLEAKYGLFMYEDAAKSLVKAKRKKMVNLHRCDCLEPVFSSRYHCVKCHETFFTDIEFGRHKSSCSLSSLSLSVESDMTKIDVGSCKTNMNEPSLKLLKLNAGRILSNLKKNMLDMEAALPNDAIRLAWACPEWRAAWRSLVKSASTTYEMVEATLLLENMIKSEYINNAWWWYWSSPSVAEKTPTLTALAFRIYTLDAAINYNTTTLSDDKQPPKRR; this is encoded by the exons ATGGAAAACATGAAAATTCCCGGGGAGAGTTCTGCCAATAAACAATCATTTCCGCATGGAAGTTTGATAGGCTCAAATCTGTCTTATCATACAGTGGGCAACCTTCTTGAG GTTCATGATTTCTTGTGTCGGTTTAAAAACATTCTAGGATTGGAAGAGCCAATATCGTTCGAAGAGTTTGAAACAGAGCTTTGCAATGTTGGCAAATCGTCAATTCTTGAAACAGTTGAAACGTTTGTTTACAATTTACTGCTTCCTGAGCTAGTAACTAGTCTCGTGAGCATAACTTCTTTGGCCGTTAAGGTCAAATTAGACATGATTCCTGTTAATCAGTTGACTTGGCCTGAAGTGGTCCGTAGATACATAACGGTATATTTGCTAACGAACGGAAGACTTCATTCTCTTGATAATTCCGTCAAATGTAAAACTGAGATCTGTCGCTCTCTACTCGGTGATGGCGATGTTAACTGCAGCTCAGTCACCAGTGTTGAAGGTGTTAATAATGATGTGCAG TTGCTTGGAAGAGCTATGGAAAAATTTCTTAGCAACCTGAAAAAAGATAGGAGCTGTGGAGAGAGATATGGTTTGGGTACAGATGTTAGTAGCGTCCCTGAGTGGGTCAAAGTGCTCGAGCCTGTAAAAAATCTGCCTACTAATGTAGGATCCCGTATTCGTAAGCTTGTTAATGAGGCTTTGGAGAAAAATCCACCCGAATGGGCTAAGGGGCAGTTAGAGGCTTCTATATCGAAAGACGTGTACAAAGGAAATGCGTCTGGGCCCACGAAG ACAGCTGTGAAAAATGTTATAAAACAAGCATACGATGGAATACCACAAAGAGCATCGAGTGTACCGGCGGTCCCACTTAATGATCTAAGAAGAAGATCAGATATTATATCCAATATAATCATGAAAACGTGCCGTAGCATACTACACCAAGTAGCCGCTCAAGATATTGACGGTGACGTTTCTTACTTTGTGGCGAGGAACATCGATTATGATGCGATGGCGGGCGTTAGATCTGTGTCAACACGTCCGTTGGATTTGCGAACGATTGATTCAAAATTGCTTCATGGTGCATATGGTGGTTCACATGAAGCTTTCTTTGAAGATGTTGGGGAGGTTTTAAATTCACTAAAG TTGTGGATGAAGATACATAAGTGTTCCGTGAATAAACCTAGTCTAATTAAGTTGGCAAATTCTATGTCCAAAGATTTTAAATCTCTGTACGAAAAAGAG GTAATCCCTTTATGCATGAATTTTTCTCAAGATAACATGAGCGGAAGTTATACTGCGAAGATCGAGGAGCTCGAAAAACTTCTAAAATCAATCGATATTTGTAAAGCACCCTGGGAGAACAAAAACTGCAAAGTATGTGGGCTTGACGAAAATGATGAATCCGTGTTGTTGTGCGACGGATGTAACGCAGAGTATCATATATATTGTTTGAATCCTCCCCTTTCCGATATTCCCGAAGGTGACTGGCATTGTCCTAAGTGTATACCAAAAGGTGTTCAACGGATAAAACAGTATGTAGATAATAGCTGGAAGGAAGCGGGCCCGTTTTTCGATATACTGACTGATTTGGAGGAAACAGAGTTTTGGGATCTGGAGGCAGATAAG AAAATTGTTATTCTCAAGTTTCTATTTGATGAGTCACTGAATACGACACTCATTCATGATAATTTTGACAAGTCAACAACAATGCCAGCTAAGGAGTTTTTGGGTATAGACTTTGTTGGGCGGTTATACTGGGGATTTCCTAAGGGAAGTAGTAGTACACATAGTGGGATAGTTGTAGACGGCAGATTTCCACCAGAGAATACTAAATTGGATCTGTTTGACCGGTCAACAACTCATCCACAATATGAAGATTGCTGTAAATGGCATTTGTTCGAATCTGACAAAGAAATTGACAGCTTGGTCGATTACCTTACTACAAACGATCCCGAAAATGTGAAGTTAATTAATTCGATTTTGGGGTGGCAAGAATCAATATTACATGAGGATCAACAGGTTAATAAAAATTACCGAGATAGTCACGTGGTTAATTCTGTAGCCTTCGCTAAATCGACTTATCCTAATTGTCCTGCTACAAAGGCAACTGTTTTGCTTGAGGCCAAATATGGCTTGTTTATGTACGAAGATGCTGCAAAATCTCTTGTGAAGGCAAAAAGAAAGAAAATGGTAAATTTGCACAGGTGCGATTGTTTGGAACCTGTTTTTTCGTCTCGATATCACTGTGTCAAATGCCATGAAACGTTTTTCACGGATATTGAATTTGGACGACACAAGAGTTCGTGTAGTTTGAGTTCGTTATCGTTATCAGTAGAGTCAGATATGACTAAAATTGATGTTGGCTCGTGCAAAACTAACATGAATGAACCTTCATTAAAGCTTCTTAAATTGAATGCTGGTCGTATATTAAGtaatttgaagaaaaatatgttggATATGGAAGCTGCACTACCTAATGATGCAATAAGGCTTGCTTGGGCATGTCCCGAATGGAGAGCGGCATGGCGTTCGTTAGTTAAATCTGCTAGCACGACATATGAG ATGGTGGAAGCAACTTTATTACTTGAAAACATGATTAAGTCGGAATATATCAACAATGCttggtggtggtactggtcttCACCTTCAGTTGCTGAAAAAACGCCTACATTAACTGCCCTTGCTTTTCGCATCTACACACTTGACGCTGCCATTAATTACAACACTACCACCTTGTCTGATGATAAACAGCCACCAAAAAGGAGATGA